The Thunnus thynnus chromosome 2, fThuThy2.1, whole genome shotgun sequence genome includes a region encoding these proteins:
- the LOC137197483 gene encoding hydroxycarboxylic acid receptor 3-like, producing the protein MFPFKECRQSSSGVNFFVCSQRGITCLKMPCDFNGTLLGSMLPPLLITEFVLGVLGNGLALWIFCFHMKPWKSSTVLFFNLAMADFLLSLALPFRASYYISGIKWMFGDPFCNFCLFMLAMNRSGSAFFLMAIALDRYMRVVHPHHPINYLSVSKAVCGAFALWLLTVSMTAHVFTLEHNNTDKCESFMIKAAPDYSLTWHKFAFLFSFYMPLLVMVFCTVRIIVHLRGRQLAQNPKIKKALCAITVVLVLFIICFLPSNIVELLIWIKTQKVAMTLPESEICPAMEYLTSAFYITISMTYLNTVLDPVVYYFSSSVFKNFCRKALHLPQSAVAESTERKTRETGPQSLSQL; encoded by the coding sequence ATGTTCCCCTTTAAAGAATGCAGGCAGTCCTCAAGCGGGGTTAATTTCTTTGTCTGCAGCCAGAGAGGTATCACGTGTCTCAAGATGCCATGCGACTTCAATGGAACTCTGCTGGGCAGCATGCTCCCTCCTCTGTTGATAACAGAGTTTGTTCTTGGAGTCCTCGGCAATGGTTTGGCTCTCTGGATCTTCTGCTTCCACATGAAGCCCTGGAAGAGCAGCACGGTGTTATTCTTCAACCTGGCGATGGCTGACTTTCTGCTCAGTTTGGCTTTGCCTTTCCGTGCCAGCTACTACATCTCTGGGATCAAGTGGATGTTTGGAGACCCTTTCTGCAACTTCTGCCTCTTCATGTTGGCAATGAACCGCAGTGGAAGTGCCTTCTTCTTGATGGCTATCGCTCTGGACAGGTACATGCGTGTGGTGCATCCTCATCATCCCATCAACTACTTGAGTGTCTCCAAAGCTGTATGCGGAGCATTTGCACTGTGGTTGCTCACCGTTTCTATGACTGCTCATGTCTTCACTTTGGAACACAACAACACGGATAAGTGTGAGAGCTTCATGATTAAGGCTGCACCTGACTACAGTCTCACCTGGCATAAATTTGCGTTTCTGTTTTCCTTCTATATGCCTCTGCTTGTGATGGTCTTCTGCACAGTGCGCATTATTGTCCATCTGAGAGGGAGACAGCTGGCACAGAATCCAAAGATCAAGAAGGCTCTGTGCGCCATCACAGTGGTGTTGGTGCTCTTTATTATTTGCTTCCTCCCAAGCAACATCGTAGAGCTGCTGATTTGGATCAAGACCCAAAAGGTAGCCATGACCCTCCCTGAATCTGAAATCTGTCCAGCAATGGAGTACCTGACCTCCGCATTTTACATCACCATCAGCATGACCTATCTCAACACCGTGTTGGATCCTGTGGTCTACTACTTCTCCAGCTCTGTCTTCAAGAACTTCTGCAGGAAAGCTCTTCATCTGCCCCAATCAGCTGTTGCTGAAagtacagagaggaaaacccGAGAAACAGGCCCCCAGTCGCTCAGCCAGCTTTGA
- the LOC137197491 gene encoding hydroxycarboxylic acid receptor 3-like gives MFPFKECRQSSRGVNFFICSQRGITDLKMPCDFNGTLLGSMLPPLLITEFVLGVLGNGLALWIFCFHMKPWKSSTVLFFNLAMADFLLSLALPFRASYYISGIKWMFGDPFCNFCLFMLAMNRSGSAFFLMAIALDRYMRVVHPHHPINYLSVSKAVCGAVALWLLTVSMTAHVFTLEHNNTDKCESFMIKAASDYSLTWHKFAFLFSFYMPLLVMVFCTVRIIVHLRGRQLAQNPKIKKALCAITVVLVLFIICFLPSNIVQLLIWIKTEKEAKTLLKSDICPAMEYLTSVFYITISMTYLNTVLDPVVYYFSSSVFKNFCRKALHLPQSAVAESTERKTRETGSQSLSQL, from the coding sequence atgttCCCCTTTAAAGAATGTAGGCAGTCCTCAAGGGGGGTTAATTTCTTCATCTGCAGCCAGAGAGGTATCACGGATCTCAAGATGCCATGCGACTTCAATGGAACTCTGCTGGGCAGCATGCTCCCTCCTCTGTTGATAACAGAGTTTGTTCTTGGAGTCCTTGGCAATGGTTTGGCTCTCTGGATCTTCTGCTTCCACATGAAGCCCTGGAAGAGCAGCACGGTGTTATTCTTCAACCTGGCGATGGCTGACTTTCTGCTCAGTTTGGCTTTGCCTTTCCGTGCCAGCTACTACATCTCTGGGATCAAGTGGATGTTTGGAGACCCTTTCTGCAACTTCTGCCTCTTCATGTTGGCAATGAACCGCAGTGGAAGTGCCTTCTTCTTGATGGCTATCGCTCTGGACAGGTACATGCGTGTGGTGCATCCTCATCATCCCATCAACTACTTGAGTGTCTCCAAAGCTGTATGCGGAGCAGTTGCACTGTGGTTGCTCACCGTTTCTATGACTGCTCATGTCTTCACTTTGGAACACAACAACACGGATAAGTGTGAGAGCTTCATGATTAAGGCTGCATCTGACTACAGTCTCACCTGGCATAAATTTGCGTTTCTATTTTCCTTCTATATGCCTCTGCTTGTGATGGTCTTCTGCACAGTGCGCATTATTGTCCATCTGAGAGGGAGACAGCTGGCACAGAATCCAAAGATCAAGAAGGCTCTGTGCGCCATCACAGTGGTGTTGGTGCTCTTTATTATTTGCTTCCTCCCAAGCAACATCGTACAGCTGCTGATTTGGATCAAGACTGAAAAGGAAGCCAAGACCCTCCTTAAATCTGACATCTGTCCAGCAATGGAGTACCTGACCTCTGTATTTTACATCACCATCAGCATGACCTATCTCAACACCGTGTTGGATCCTGTGGTCTACTACTTCTCCAGCTCTGTCTTCAAGAACTTCTGCAGGAAAGCTCTTCATCTGCCCCAATCAGCTGTTGCTGAAagtacagagaggaaaacccGAGAAACAGGCTCCCAGTCGCTCAGCCAGCTTTGA
- the LOC137172227 gene encoding hydroxycarboxylic acid receptor 3-like → MFPFKECRQSSRGVNFFICSQRGITDLKMPCDFNGTLLGSMLPPLLITEFVLGVLGNGLALWIFCFHMKPWKSSTVLFFNLAMADFLLSLALPFRASYYISGIKWMFGDPFCNFCLFMLAMNRSGSAFFLMAIALDRYMRVVHPHHPINYLSVSKAVCGAVALWLLTVSMTAHVFTLEHNNTDKCESFMIKAASDYSLTWHKFAFLFSFYMPLLVMVFCTVRIIVHLRGRQLVQNPKIKKALCFVTVVLVLFIICFLPSNIIQLLIWIKTQQVAKTLPESEICPAMEYLTSAFYITISMTYLNTVLDPVVYYFSSSVFKNFCRKALHLPKSAVAESTERKTRETGSQTLSQL, encoded by the coding sequence atgttCCCCTTTAAAGAATGTAGGCAGTCCTCAAGGGGGGTTAATTTCTTCATCTGCAGCCAGAGAGGTATCACGGATCTCAAGATGCCATGCGACTTCAATGGAACTCTGCTGGGCAGCATGCTCCCTCCTCTGTTGATAACAGAGTTTGTTCTTGGAGTCCTTGGCAATGGTTTGGCTCTCTGGATCTTCTGCTTCCACATGAAGCCCTGGAAGAGCAGCACGGTGTTATTCTTCAACCTGGCGATGGCTGACTTTCTGCTCAGTTTGGCTTTGCCTTTCCGTGCCAGCTACTACATCTCTGGGATCAAGTGGATGTTTGGAGACCCTTTCTGCAACTTCTGCCTCTTCATGTTGGCAATGAACCGCAGTGGAAGTGCCTTCTTCTTGATGGCTATCGCTCTGGACAGGTACATGCGTGTGGTGCATCCTCATCATCCCATCAACTACTTGAGTGTCTCCAAAGCTGTATGCGGAGCGGTTGCACTGTGGTTGCTCACCGTTTCTATGACTGCTCATGTCTTTACTTTGGAACACAACAACACGGATAAGTGTGAGAGCTTCATGATTAAGGCTGCATCTGACTACAGTCTCACCTGGCATAAATTTGCGTTTCTGTTTTCCTTCTATATGCCTCTGCTTGTGATGGTCTTCTGCACAGTGCGCATTATTGTCCATCTGAGAGGGAGACAGCTGGTACAGAATCCAAAGATCAAGAAGGCTCTGTGCTTCGTCACAGTGGTGTTGGTGCTCTTTATTATTTGCTTCCTCCCAAGCAACATCATACAGCTGCTGATTTGGATCAAGACCCAACAGGTAGCCAAGACCCTCCCTGAATCTGAAATCTGTCCAGCAATGGAGTACCTGACCTCCGCATTTTACATCACCATCAGCATGACCTATCTCAACACCGTGTTGGATCCTGTGGTCTACTACTTCTCCAGCTCTGTTTTCAAGAACTTCTGCAGGAAAGCTCTTCATCTGCCCAAATCAGCTGTTGCTGAAagtacagagaggaaaacccGAGAAACAGGCTCCCAGACGCTCAGCCAGCTTTGA